Proteins from a single region of Apium graveolens cultivar Ventura chromosome 7, ASM990537v1, whole genome shotgun sequence:
- the LOC141671744 gene encoding uncharacterized protein LOC141671744 isoform X1 — protein MERTVQKPHQSTADLLTWSETPPPATNTPRSAARSHQPSEGITKILSGVQVTNEETESLNRSTCRKPCSGHKLKEVTGNKIFAEDGEDGELESGSMNFNSNNKTSVRIVQQAAHGISQISFSTEGDVSPKKPTTLPEVAKQRELSGTLGELESKIKKQSSDAKCKELSGHDIFGPPPEIPARKLTSARNLEVKANRDMEEPVPPRNLRTSVKVSNPAGGHSNILFGDEAETKTTKKIHNQKFAELTGNDIFKGEVPPGSSEKSHSVAKLKEMSGSDIFSDGKAEPRECLGGVRQAPGGDSSIALV, from the exons ATGGAAAGAACAGTGCAGAAGCCACACCAATCCACCGCCGATCTTCTCACCTGGTCGGAAACTCCTCCTCCGGCGACTAATACTCCTCGCTCCGCCGCTCGTTCTCATCAG CCGTCGGAAGGAATCACGAAGATACTGTCCGGTGTTCAGGTCACAAATGAAGAGACTGAGAGTCTTAATCGGAG CACTTGCAGGAAGCCTTGTTCAGGCCATAAGTTAAAAGAGGTTACTGGAAATAAGATATTTGCTGAGGATGGGGAGGATGGAGAACTAGAATCAGGCAGTATGAACTTCAATTCTAACAACAAAACATCAGTGCGGATTGTTCAg CAAGCAGCACATGGTATAAGTCAGATTTCCTTCAGTACTGAGGGGGATGTTTCTCCAAAGAAGCCTACTACTCTCCCAGAGGTAGCCAAGCAGCGTGAGTTGAGTGGTACGCTAGGCGAGTTGGAAAGTAAAATTAAGAAGCAGTCATCTGATGCTAAATGCAAGGAACTTAGCGGACATGACATATTTGGTCCTCCTCCTGAGATCCCTGCTCGAAAATTGACTTCTGCACGCAACTTGGAAGTGAAGGCAAACAGAGACATGGAAGAACCTGTGCCGCCACGAAATCTTCGCACTTCTGTCAAAGTTTCCAAT CCTGCGGGAGGTCATAGTAACATTCTCTTTGGGGATGAGGCCGAGACGAAGACAACAAAGAAAATACACAACCAGAAGTTTGCTGAGCTTACAGGCAATGATATCTTCAAGGGAGAGGTTCCTCCAGGATCTTCTGAGAAGTCTCATAGTGTTGCCAAGTTGAAAGAAATGAGTGGTAGTGATATATTCTCTGATGGAAAGGCGGAACCTAGAGAGTGTCTGGGTGGTGTACGCCAGGCCCCAGGCGGTGACAGCAGCATAGCCTTGGTTTAG
- the LOC141671744 gene encoding uncharacterized protein LOC141671744 isoform X2, which yields MERTVQKPHQSTADLLTWSETPPPATNTPRSAARSHQPSEGITKILSGVQVTNEETESLNRRKPCSGHKLKEVTGNKIFAEDGEDGELESGSMNFNSNNKTSVRIVQQAAHGISQISFSTEGDVSPKKPTTLPEVAKQRELSGTLGELESKIKKQSSDAKCKELSGHDIFGPPPEIPARKLTSARNLEVKANRDMEEPVPPRNLRTSVKVSNPAGGHSNILFGDEAETKTTKKIHNQKFAELTGNDIFKGEVPPGSSEKSHSVAKLKEMSGSDIFSDGKAEPRECLGGVRQAPGGDSSIALV from the exons ATGGAAAGAACAGTGCAGAAGCCACACCAATCCACCGCCGATCTTCTCACCTGGTCGGAAACTCCTCCTCCGGCGACTAATACTCCTCGCTCCGCCGCTCGTTCTCATCAG CCGTCGGAAGGAATCACGAAGATACTGTCCGGTGTTCAGGTCACAAATGAAGAGACTGAGAGTCTTAATCGGAG GAAGCCTTGTTCAGGCCATAAGTTAAAAGAGGTTACTGGAAATAAGATATTTGCTGAGGATGGGGAGGATGGAGAACTAGAATCAGGCAGTATGAACTTCAATTCTAACAACAAAACATCAGTGCGGATTGTTCAg CAAGCAGCACATGGTATAAGTCAGATTTCCTTCAGTACTGAGGGGGATGTTTCTCCAAAGAAGCCTACTACTCTCCCAGAGGTAGCCAAGCAGCGTGAGTTGAGTGGTACGCTAGGCGAGTTGGAAAGTAAAATTAAGAAGCAGTCATCTGATGCTAAATGCAAGGAACTTAGCGGACATGACATATTTGGTCCTCCTCCTGAGATCCCTGCTCGAAAATTGACTTCTGCACGCAACTTGGAAGTGAAGGCAAACAGAGACATGGAAGAACCTGTGCCGCCACGAAATCTTCGCACTTCTGTCAAAGTTTCCAAT CCTGCGGGAGGTCATAGTAACATTCTCTTTGGGGATGAGGCCGAGACGAAGACAACAAAGAAAATACACAACCAGAAGTTTGCTGAGCTTACAGGCAATGATATCTTCAAGGGAGAGGTTCCTCCAGGATCTTCTGAGAAGTCTCATAGTGTTGCCAAGTTGAAAGAAATGAGTGGTAGTGATATATTCTCTGATGGAAAGGCGGAACCTAGAGAGTGTCTGGGTGGTGTACGCCAGGCCCCAGGCGGTGACAGCAGCATAGCCTTGGTTTAG
- the LOC141671745 gene encoding F-box protein PP2-B10-like, whose amino-acid sequence MSNQLPEVSQNSIDHFTGLPEECLVDTVSLTTPADACRLALVASSLRLIVDSDAVWERFLPSDYQQFVINAMTQRGHNRDLLSNSSKKELYQYMCDHPLLTNDGGMSTSLDKWTGNWCFMIAARKLRIPGADNEQNWRWAPDSNSRFSKAIVLINTTRLDIHGKINTRLLSPGITYMTYLVYKSTFTILGFEDQSIRVSVGIIGEECIHGLVCLDPRKMVQLTNVSVPPRTRKDGWLEIELAEYHNKEGEYRELGIGLKEVTRNKLLQCGLIIQGLEIRPKVLVM is encoded by the coding sequence ATGAGTAACCAACTCCCAGAAGTTAGTCAGAATAGTATTGATCATTTCACCGGGTTACCTGAAGAATGTTTAGTAGATACAGTGTCTCTTACAACACCTGCTGATGCTTGTCGGTTGGCACTAGTGGCTTCAAGTTTGCGGTTAATTGTTGATTCTGATGCTGTTTGGGAACGATTTCTACCATCTGACTATCAACAATTCGTTATCAACGCTATGACACAGCGTGGACACAACCGTGATCTTTTGTCTAATTCTTCTAAGAAGGAACTCTATCAATATATGTGTGATCATCCTTTACTTACTAATGATGGTGGTATGAGCACTTCTTTGGACAAGTGGACAGGAAACTGGTGTTTTATGATTGCTGCCAGGAAGCTGAGGATACCAGGGGCGGACAACGAACAAAACTGGAGGTGGGCTCCCGATtccaattcaagattttcaaagGCGATTGTGCTAATCAACACCACTCGGCTTGACATACATGGTAAGATAAATACACGTTTATTGTCTCCTGGTATAACCTACATGACATACCTTGTGTACAAGTCAACATTCACAATCTTGGGATTCGAGGATCAATCCATAAGAGTTTCTGTTGGGATCATTGGCGAAGAATGTATACACGGACTTGTTTGTTTAGACCCCAGAAAGATGGTGCAACTCACAAATGTCAGCGTACCACCGAGGACTAGAAAAGATGGATGGTTGGAAATTGAGTTGGCTGAATATCATAACAAGGAGGGGGAGTATAGAGAACTAGGGATTGGTTTGAAGGAAGTAACACGTAATAAGTTGCTGCAATGTGGTCTCATCATTCAAGGCCTTGAGATCCGACCTAAGGTACTAGTGATGTAA
- the LOC141672390 gene encoding uncharacterized protein LOC141672390 encodes MGGEKGDKFFNLEDLNEDYDRKYRRTKQLNRNKENVIVDSVVADRCALSFSTAPVLTGSMANIHTPSPKTNRSPLFTPTIVSSGSQNKTPTSMLTESTQNIVRLVGKRRKPGDLPRSGHLNETAAKETRLNINDVSLNGREPLNQKGKENYFGFGRELFADEIVSDDEEESNDFNEGPNVVAPSLLFDDSEGSDYEASDCESSDDADCLSWSLDGDDEDIVDGMNSDCNLMQSRRAPRRVIPEEYASLGGPTVICSKCHARMWKEERVNKNVTKGCPIFSLCCMKGAVRFPPIPPTPEYFLDLYNDKKRGPAFHRLIRLYNAIFAFTSTSGNIDHSINNGRVPYVYILNGQNHHIFGSLIPNDNKTPKFCQLHIYDTINKVDNRLRWVSVHDRESVDKEVVRGLITMLDGTNQLVGEFSQHRDLYESDEIVELQIILKVIRSESGRECHISSTDEVAGIMVGDTEEICGGRDIVVNEKGKGLVCVSYIHPKLMALQYPLLFPRGEDGFHSKIKFQKTTDSSCKPRGFLSLKNYCSYTFQIRESDGLTHRLGGRLFQQYMVDAFSTIEQTRLWWFRTHQTTLRNELYSNICRSLSRDDVDSSNTGKGIVLPAGYVGSKRYMQQNFQDALAVCRYIGNPDIFLTMTCNSLWDEIQKMMEYVPGCIAPNCPDIISRVFRLKLDQLMVDIKDQKHFGVCIGVTYVVKFQKRGLPHIHMLIWLDADSKKNLKQNVDNFVSKEIPDPLLDPVGYAAVKEFMIHGPCGLQNVKSPCMKDLCCIRHFTKKYCARTTFDDSGFPMYMRRRTNITVEIRKAKLDNQWVVPYNRDLLVKYQCHMNVEICCHARSLKYLFKYCLKGHDRATVYVQRKRKRQANDTDEGGINEIIAYFDGIYLCGAKLA; translated from the exons ATGGGTGGTGAAAAAGGTGACAAGTTCTTTAACCTGGAAGATTTGAATGAAGATTATGATCGGAAGTACAGAAGAACGAAACAATTGAATCGTAACAAAGAGAATGTGATTGTCGACTCTGTTGTTGCTGATCGTTGTGCTTTATCTTTTTCCACAG CACCCGTGTTAACAGGATCAATGGCCAACATTCATACTCCGTCCCCCAAGACGAACCGATCACCTCTGTTCACCCCAACAATAGTTAGTAGTGGGAGCCAAAACAAAACACCTACAA GTATGTTGACGGAATCCACGCAAAATATTGTTAGGTTGGTGGGAAAGAGGAGGAAACCTGGTGACTTGCCTAGGTCAGGCCACTTGAATGAAACAGCTGCAA AGGAAACGCGATTAAACATTAATGATGTTTCCTTAAATGGACGCGAACCTTTGAACCAGAAAGGGAAGGAAAATTATTTTGGATTTGGTAGAGAATTATTCGCAGATGAGATTGTTAGTGATGATGAGGAAGAAAGTAATGACTTTAATGAAG GTCCGAATGTAGTTGCTCCTTCGCTTTTGTTTGATGATTCTGAAGGATCAGATTATGAAGCAAGTGATTGTGAATCAAGTG atgatgcagattgtcttagTTGGTCGCTTGATGGTGATGATGAAGACATTGTTGATGGGATGAATTCGGATTGTAATTTGATGCAGAGCAGACGTGCACCGCGACGTGTCATTCCTGAGGAGTATGCTTCTTTGGGTGGTCCTACTGTCATATGTTCGAAATGCCATGCTCGGATGTGGAAGGAAGAAAGGGTAAATAAAAATGTGACTAAAGGTTGTCCTATATTTTCTCTTTGTTGCATGAAAGGTGCTGTGAGATTTCCTCCAATCCCTCCTACCCCTGAGTATTTTCTGGATTTATACAACGACAAGAAAAGAGGTCCTGCTTTTCATAGATTGATACGGCTCTACAATGCAATTTTTGCCTTTACTTCTACCAGTGGTAACATAGATCATTCAATTAACAATGGAAGGGTGCCTTATGTATACATATTAAATGGTCAGAACCACCATATTTTTGGATCTTTAATACCGAATGACAATAAAACCCCCAAATTTTGTCAACTTCACATTTATGACACCATTAACAAAGTTGATAATCGTCTTCGGTGGGTTAGTGTTCATGACCGAGAAAGTGTTGATAAAGAGGTTGTACGAGGTCTTATAACAATGTTAGATGGAACAAATCAATTGGTTGGTGAGTTTAGTCAGCATCGTGATTTGTATGAAAGCGATGAAATTGTTGAGCTGCAGATTATACTGAAAGTTATCAGATCTGAGAGTGGAAGAGAATGTCATATTTCTAGCACTGATGAAGTTGCTGGCATTATGGTTGGTGACACTGAAGAAATATGTGGCGGCCGTGATATAGTTGTTAATGAAAAAGGTAAAGGTTTAGTCTGTGTTTCTTATATTCATCCGAAGTTGATGGCTTTACAGTACCCTTTACTCTTTCCACGTGGAGAAGATGGATTTCACTCAAAGATAAAATTTCAAAAGACTACTGATAGTTCTTGTAAACCACGTGGTTTTTTGTCTCTGAAGAATTACTGCTCATATACTTTCCAAATTAGAGAGTCTGATG GTTTGACTCATCGGCTAGGTGGAAGACTATTTCAACAGTATATGGTAGATGCTTTTTCTACCATTGAACAGACACGACTATGGTGGTTCCGTACTCACCAAACTACTTTACGGAATGAATTATACAGCAATATTTGTAGATCTCTTAGTAGAGATGATGTTGACAGTTCAAATACCGGTAAAGGTATAGTTCTGCCAGCTGGCTACGTTGGTTCGAAGCGATACATGCAACAAAATTTCCAAGATGCGCTGGCCGTATGCCGTTACATCGGAAATCCTGACATATTCCTGACTATGACCTGTAATTCTCTTTGGGATGAAATTCAGAAGATGATGGAGTATGTGCCTGGTTGTATTGCTCCAAACTGTCCCGATATCATATCAAGGGTGTTTAGGCTAAAACTTGATCAGTTAATGGTAGATATTAAGGACCAAAAACACTTTGGTGTTTGTATTGGAG TTACGTATGTCGTCAAGTTTCAGAAAAGAGGCCTTCCACATATACATATGTTAATATGGCTTGATGCTGATTCAAAAAAAAACCTCAAGCAGAATGTGGATAATTTTGTATCCAAAGAAATCCCAGATCCTTTATTAGATCCGGTTGGTTATGCAGCCGTGAAGGAATTTATGATCCACGGTCCATGTGGTTTGCAAAATGTAAAGTCTCCATGCATGAAAGATTTATGTTGCATACGTCATTTTACGAAAAA GTACTGTGCTCGAACTACTTTTGATGACAGTGGCTTCCCGATGTATATGCGACGCAGGACAAACATTACTGTTGAAATAAGGAAGGCTAAGCTGGACAACCAGTGGGTAGTACCATACAACCGGGATCTTTTAGTCAAGTATCAATGCCATATGAATGTGGAAATATGTTGTCACGCACGCAGTCTTAAGTATTTATTTAAATACTGTTTGAAAGGCCATGATCGTGCTACGGTTTATGTCCAGAGAAAGAGAAAAAGGCAAGCGAATGACACTGATGAGGGGGGGATAAATGAGATAATTGCATATTTTGATGGCATATATTTATGTGGTGCTAAATTAGCCTAA
- the LOC141674206 gene encoding uncharacterized protein LOC141674206 — translation MRKRGFQLGRLCYAHHSTGEPWFLHLLLMKVRGATSFESLRTVNGVCYRTFHDACKEYGLLDDDKEWHEVLTQASAGGLPPQISNIAEIDELLLSVGKSLKKFDQLPQPPRSYLNNGTNNLIIEETSYDTRKMEYETAKLLQDCTEEQRKIYDAVIQSIDSNVGGIFFVYGSGGCGKTFLWRTLICKLRSQGKIVLPVASSGIATTLMPGGRTTHSRFKIPIVLDECSTCNIAHNSDIAQLIKQT, via the exons ATGAGGAAGCGTGGGTTTCAATTAGGTAGATTGTGTTATGCGCATCACAGTACGGGTGAGCCTTGGTTTCTTCATTTATTGCTTATGAAGGTACGTGGTGCCACTTCTTTTGAGTCTTTACGTACCGTTAATGGAGTATGTTACAGAACATTTCACGATGCATGTAAAGAGTATGGTTTACTTGACGATGATAAAGAATGGCATGAAGTGTTGACTCAAGCTTCTGCAGGTGGATTACCTCCCCAG ATATCAAATATTGCAGAAATAGATGAGTTGCTCCTGTCAGTTGGTAAATCCTTGAAGAAATTTGATCAGTTGCCTCAACCTCCTCGCAGCTATTTGAACAATGGAACAAACAATTTGATAATTGAAGAGACAAGCTATGACACCAGGAAGATGGAGTATGAAACTGCCAAGCTACTACAGGACTGTACAGAGGAGCAGAGGAAAATATATGATGCAGTAATACAATCTATTGACAGTAATGTTGGAGGGATTTTCTTCGTTTATGGTAGTGGTGGTTGTGGAAAGACATTCTTATGGAGAACTCTTATATGTAAGTTACGTTCACAAGGTAAAATTGTGCTTCCAGTTGCTTCTTCAGGGATTGCTACCACATTAATGCCCGGTGGTCGGACTACGCACTCCAGATTTAAAATTCCAATAGTTCTTGATGAATGTTCAACATGTAATATTGCCCATAATTCAGATATTGCGCAACTCATTAAGCAGACATAA
- the LOC141674207 gene encoding uncharacterized protein LOC141674207 yields MKAVDPERYAMSFGGITVVLGGDFRQILPVIMYGDRADIVAACITRSRLWSICQVFLLTENMRLKQGESDSEELKKFTKWVLDIGNGQVSPPRVCNLPVTENQILIPSQFCDVQTENTVDNMICSMYPNFAHEGHSTQYLSERAILTPTNQTAGHLNSLIVDKLPGESVYYFSVDAAEEFGGIDEDLNEAFPIEYLNSLNVAGMPPHDLKLKVGAVFMLMHNLNQTLGLCNGTRMIVIKCLRFYMECEVICGTFVGSKHFIPRMELSPSDTKMPFKLVRKQMPL; encoded by the coding sequence ATGAAAGCTGTTGATCCAGAACGTTACGCCATGTCGTTTGGCGGTATTACCGTAGTTCTGGGTGGTGATTTCCGTCAAATCCTCCCAGTAATTATGTACGGAGATCgtgctgatattgtagctgcctGTATCACTAGGTCACGGCTGTGGTCCATTTGCCAAGTATTCTTGTTGACAGAAAACATGCGCTTGAAACAAGGTGAGAGTGATAGTGAAGAGCTTAAAAAGTTTACAAAATGGGTACTTGACATTGGTAATGGCCAGGTCAGTCCACCTCGAGTCTGCAATTTGCCAGTCACTGAAAATCAAATTTTGATTCCGTCTCAGTTCTGTGATGTACAAACTGAAAACACAGTTGATAACATGATTTGTAGCATGTATCCTAATTTTGCTCACGAAGGGCACAGTACACAGTACTTGAGCGAGAGAGCTATTTTGACCCCTACCAACCAGACTGCGGGCCACCTCAATTCGCTTATTGTAGACAAGCTCCCCGGAGAATCTGTGTACTATTTTAGTGTTGATGCTGCAGAGGAATTTGGTGGGATAGATGAGGATCTGAATGAAGCCTTCCCAATAGAGTATTTGAACTCCTTAAATGTTGCTGGGATGCCACCTCATGATCTGAAACTGAAGGTTGGGGCTGTTTTTATGCTAATGCATAATTTGAACCAAACCCTAGGTTTGTGTAATGGTACAAGGATGATTGTGATCAAATGCCTGAGATTCTATATGGAGTGTGAAGTAATATGTGGTACGTTTGTTGGTTCGAAGCATTTCATTCCACGTATGGAGCTTTCTCCCTCAGATACAAAGATGCCATTCAAATTGGTACGGAAACAAATGCCTTTATAG